Proteins encoded within one genomic window of Variovorax sp. OAS795:
- a CDS encoding TonB-dependent receptor — protein MIRSKQTTNRRLIGLAVAAAALPAAGQAQESAPQAGSLPTVEVVSTTPVPGIEVPKDQIPSNVQTADDAHLRRAQSLNLPDFLATQMPSVNVNEIQGNPYQVDVNYRGFSASPVLGTPQGLSVYQDGVRINEPFGDVVNWDLIPKAAISSITLLPGSNPLFGLNTLGGALSLQTKRGDTHPGTELEFQAGSFGRVSTELSHGRKLANGGHLFLSFGGLNEDGWRNHSPSRVRQLFAKVGQDSGKLSWDLSFTHGDNRLVGNGLLPESMLMQDRKQVYTRPDRTGNRMSMLTLNGSYRLNEQQTISMTAYARRSRYSTLNGDLNDDFSPPDSLNSGVENRTYTRQHGEGVALQSTYAVGMHQLTFGASIDRARTHFLQTEAEGLLDATRAVVPQEEAQVDALLAGKSRTASLYFSDLVTLRPDLQLSLSGRYNDTRVTTRDDGRALLGLSTRLDGEGRYRKFNPAIGLTWQATPQLTAYAGWSQGSRAPSPIELGCSDPANACVLPNALQSDPPLKQVVSQTFETGLRGTFAKDLRWNASVFRTVNKDDLLFVSSGLSRGYFSNFGRTLRQGVELGLSQQTERVDWSVSYSYLRARYGSPACLVAEANSSAETNPACTGEGEIAVRRGDRLPGLPAHSLKFNVDWRVTPGWTLGAQYRAYSRQTVRGNENGLHAPDGDLFSGSGRIGGYALLDLTTRWKLGRNVELFAKVANVFNRRYATAGQLGRNGFDASGAVLAPDAWRNGQFVAPGAPRAVWVGVRVQLGA, from the coding sequence GTGATCCGATCGAAGCAGACGACGAACCGCCGCCTGATCGGCCTGGCCGTGGCCGCTGCCGCCTTGCCGGCGGCTGGGCAGGCGCAGGAAAGCGCGCCGCAGGCGGGCAGCCTGCCGACCGTGGAGGTCGTCAGCACCACGCCCGTGCCGGGCATCGAGGTGCCGAAGGACCAGATCCCGTCCAATGTGCAGACGGCGGACGATGCGCACCTGCGCCGCGCGCAGAGCCTCAACCTGCCCGACTTTCTCGCCACGCAGATGCCGAGCGTGAACGTGAACGAGATCCAGGGCAATCCGTACCAGGTCGACGTGAACTACCGCGGCTTCAGCGCGAGCCCGGTGCTCGGCACGCCGCAGGGCCTGTCGGTGTACCAGGATGGCGTGCGCATCAACGAGCCCTTCGGCGACGTGGTGAATTGGGACCTGATTCCGAAGGCGGCCATCTCGAGCATCACGCTGCTGCCGGGCTCCAACCCGCTGTTCGGCCTCAACACGCTGGGCGGTGCGCTGTCGCTGCAGACCAAGCGCGGCGACACGCATCCGGGCACCGAGCTGGAGTTCCAGGCCGGCTCCTTCGGCCGCGTGAGCACGGAGCTGTCGCACGGCCGCAAGCTGGCGAACGGCGGGCACCTGTTTCTCTCCTTTGGCGGGCTCAACGAGGACGGGTGGCGCAACCATTCGCCGTCGCGTGTGCGCCAGCTCTTCGCCAAGGTCGGGCAGGACAGCGGCAAGCTCTCCTGGGACCTGAGCTTCACCCATGGCGACAACCGGCTGGTGGGCAACGGCCTGCTGCCCGAATCGATGCTGATGCAGGACCGCAAGCAGGTCTACACGCGGCCCGACCGCACCGGCAACCGCATGTCGATGCTCACGCTCAATGGCAGCTACCGGCTGAACGAGCAGCAGACGATCTCGATGACCGCCTACGCGCGGCGCTCGCGCTACAGCACGCTCAACGGCGACCTGAACGACGATTTCAGTCCGCCCGACAGCCTGAACTCGGGCGTGGAAAACCGCACCTACACGCGCCAGCACGGCGAAGGCGTCGCGCTGCAATCGACCTATGCCGTGGGCATGCACCAGCTCACCTTCGGTGCTTCGATCGACCGCGCGCGAACGCACTTCCTGCAGACGGAAGCCGAAGGCCTGCTGGACGCCACCCGCGCCGTGGTGCCGCAGGAAGAAGCGCAGGTCGATGCGCTGCTCGCGGGCAAGAGCCGCACCGCGAGCCTCTATTTTTCAGACCTGGTGACGCTGCGGCCGGACCTGCAGCTGAGCCTTTCGGGCCGCTACAACGACACCCGCGTGACCACCCGCGACGACGGGCGCGCCTTGCTCGGCCTTTCGACCCGGCTCGATGGCGAAGGGCGCTACAGGAAGTTCAATCCCGCGATCGGCCTCACGTGGCAGGCGACGCCGCAGCTCACGGCCTATGCGGGCTGGAGCCAGGGCAGCCGCGCGCCGAGCCCGATCGAACTGGGCTGCTCCGATCCGGCAAACGCCTGCGTGCTGCCCAATGCGCTGCAGTCCGACCCGCCGCTCAAGCAGGTGGTGTCGCAGACCTTCGAGACCGGCCTGCGCGGGACCTTCGCCAAGGACCTGCGGTGGAACGCATCGGTGTTCCGCACGGTCAACAAGGACGACCTGCTGTTCGTCAGCAGCGGGCTGTCGCGGGGCTACTTCAGCAACTTCGGACGCACGCTGCGCCAGGGCGTGGAGCTCGGCCTCTCGCAGCAGACCGAGCGTGTCGACTGGTCGGTGTCGTACAGCTACCTGCGCGCGCGGTACGGCTCGCCGGCGTGCCTGGTGGCCGAGGCGAACAGCAGCGCCGAGACCAATCCCGCCTGCACCGGCGAGGGCGAGATCGCGGTGCGGCGCGGCGATCGCCTGCCGGGCCTGCCGGCGCATTCGCTCAAGTTCAACGTCGATTGGCGCGTGACCCCCGGCTGGACCCTCGGCGCGCAGTACCGCGCCTACTCGCGGCAGACGGTGCGCGGCAACGAGAACGGCCTGCACGCACCCGACGGGGATCTTTTCAGCGGCAGCGGCCGCATCGGCGGCTATGCGCTGCTCGACCTCACCACGCGATGGAAGCTCGGGCGCAACGTGGAGCTGTTCGCCAAGGTGGCGAACGTGTTCAATCGCCGCTATGCCACCGCCGGCCAGCTGGGACGCAACGGTTTCGATGCGAGCGGTGCGGTGCTGGCGCCCGATGCCTGGCGCAATGGGCAGTTCGTGGCGCCAGGCGCGCCGCGCGCCGTATGGGTCGGGGTGCGGGTGCAGCTCGGGGCCTGA
- a CDS encoding LysR family transcriptional regulator, translated as MPLTKHASFRQLAAFHAVARLGSVSLAADEMHLTQPAVSIQIGTLEESAGTPLLQRTGRGIRLTEAGELLAGYAGRILDLWREAGDEMAMLQGVFSGTLRVGAITTAEYLLPPILVNFAKEHPKVKVKLQVGNRDEIVRMLAGQEIDIAIMGRPPAELKTDSSAFAKHPMAFLAAPSHPLMSAARPTLAMLSDTRMLVRERGSGTRTTVERFFKDQGLPLRIGSELSSNEAIKQMCAAGFGIAFLSMHTCVLEMNAGLLGVLPVPGNPVVRDWYVMHLASRQLPQVALAFEDYLRTHGQAQIQHQLGTLPAARPAAKKRGARRAA; from the coding sequence ATGCCCCTCACCAAGCACGCGAGCTTTCGACAGCTCGCCGCCTTCCACGCCGTGGCGCGGCTCGGCAGCGTTTCACTGGCCGCGGACGAAATGCACCTGACCCAACCCGCGGTGTCGATACAGATCGGCACGCTCGAGGAGTCCGCCGGCACGCCGCTCTTGCAGCGCACGGGCCGCGGCATCCGGCTCACCGAGGCCGGCGAGCTGCTGGCCGGCTATGCCGGCCGCATCCTCGACCTGTGGCGCGAGGCGGGCGACGAGATGGCCATGCTGCAAGGCGTGTTCTCGGGCACGCTGCGCGTGGGCGCCATCACCACGGCCGAGTACCTGCTGCCGCCCATCCTCGTGAACTTTGCCAAGGAACACCCGAAGGTGAAGGTCAAGCTGCAGGTCGGCAACCGCGACGAGATCGTGCGCATGCTCGCGGGCCAGGAGATCGACATCGCCATCATGGGCCGCCCGCCCGCGGAGCTGAAGACCGATTCGAGCGCCTTCGCCAAGCATCCGATGGCCTTTCTCGCGGCGCCTTCGCACCCGCTGATGTCGGCGGCCAGGCCCACGCTGGCGATGCTGTCGGACACGCGCATGCTGGTGCGCGAGCGCGGCTCGGGCACGCGCACCACGGTCGAACGCTTCTTCAAGGACCAGGGGCTGCCGCTGCGCATCGGCTCGGAGCTGTCGAGCAACGAAGCCATCAAGCAGATGTGCGCCGCGGGCTTCGGCATCGCCTTCCTGTCGATGCACACCTGCGTGCTCGAGATGAACGCGGGCCTCCTGGGCGTGCTGCCGGTGCCTGGCAATCCGGTGGTGCGCGACTGGTACGTGATGCATCTCGCGTCGCGGCAGCTGCCGCAGGTGGCGCTGGCTTTCGAAGACTATCTGCGCACGCACGGCCAGGCGCAGATCCAGCACCAGCTCGGCACGCTGCCGGCCGCGCGCCCCGCCGCGAAGAAGCGCGGTGCCAGGCGCGCGGCCTGA
- a CDS encoding form I ribulose bisphosphate carboxylase large subunit, whose protein sequence is MNEAIQITDAKKRYSAGVLKYAQMGYWDGDYQPKDTDILALFRITPQDGVDAVEAAAAVAGESSTATWTVVWTDRLTACDMYRAKAYKVEPVPNNPGQFFCYVAYDLSLFEEGSITNVTASIIGNVFSFKPLKAARLEDMKFPVAYVKTFPGPPTGIVVERERLDKFGRPLLGATTKPKLGLSGRNYGRVVYEGLRGGLDFMKDDENINSQPFMHWRDRFLFVMDAVNKASAATGEVKGSYLNVTAGTMEEMYRRAQFAKELGSVIVMIDLVVGYTAIQSMSHWCRQNDMILHLHRAGHGTYTRQKNHGVSFRVIAKWMRLAGVDHIHAGTAVGKLEGDPMTVQGYYNVCRDTHTKVDLPRGIYFDQDWGALRKVMPVASGGIHAGQMHQLLDLFGDDVVLQFGGGTIGHPQGIQAGATANRVALEAMVLARNEGRDIANEGPQILRNAAKWCTPLAAALDTWGEISFNYASTDTSDYVPTPSVA, encoded by the coding sequence ATGAACGAAGCAATCCAGATCACCGACGCCAAGAAGCGCTATTCGGCCGGTGTGCTGAAGTACGCGCAGATGGGCTACTGGGACGGCGACTACCAGCCCAAGGACACCGACATCCTCGCGCTGTTCCGCATCACGCCGCAGGACGGCGTGGATGCGGTCGAGGCGGCCGCGGCCGTGGCCGGCGAATCGTCCACCGCGACCTGGACCGTGGTGTGGACCGACCGTCTCACCGCCTGCGACATGTACCGCGCCAAGGCCTACAAGGTGGAGCCGGTGCCCAACAACCCGGGCCAGTTCTTCTGCTATGTGGCATATGACCTCTCGCTGTTCGAAGAGGGCTCCATCACCAACGTGACGGCGTCCATCATCGGCAACGTCTTCAGCTTCAAGCCGCTGAAGGCGGCGCGGCTGGAGGACATGAAGTTTCCGGTCGCCTACGTCAAGACCTTCCCGGGTCCGCCGACCGGCATCGTGGTGGAGCGCGAGCGGCTCGACAAGTTCGGCCGCCCGCTGCTGGGCGCCACCACCAAGCCCAAGCTCGGGCTCTCGGGCCGCAACTACGGCCGCGTGGTGTATGAGGGCCTCCGCGGCGGGCTCGACTTCATGAAGGACGACGAGAACATCAACTCGCAGCCCTTCATGCACTGGCGCGACCGCTTCCTGTTCGTGATGGACGCGGTCAACAAGGCCAGCGCCGCCACCGGCGAGGTCAAGGGCAGCTACCTGAACGTCACGGCCGGCACCATGGAGGAGATGTACCGGCGCGCGCAGTTCGCCAAGGAGCTCGGCTCGGTGATCGTGATGATCGACCTGGTGGTCGGCTACACGGCGATCCAGTCGATGAGCCACTGGTGCCGCCAGAACGACATGATCCTGCACCTGCACCGCGCGGGCCATGGCACCTACACGCGCCAGAAGAACCACGGCGTGAGCTTCCGCGTCATCGCCAAGTGGATGCGCCTGGCGGGCGTGGACCACATCCATGCGGGCACGGCCGTGGGCAAGCTCGAGGGCGACCCGATGACGGTGCAGGGCTACTACAACGTGTGCCGCGACACGCACACCAAGGTCGACCTGCCGCGCGGCATCTACTTCGACCAGGACTGGGGCGCGCTGCGCAAGGTGATGCCGGTGGCCTCGGGCGGCATCCATGCGGGGCAGATGCACCAGCTGCTCGACCTGTTCGGCGACGACGTGGTGCTGCAGTTCGGCGGCGGGACCATCGGCCATCCGCAGGGCATCCAGGCCGGGGCCACGGCCAACCGCGTGGCGCTCGAAGCGATGGTGCTGGCGCGCAACGAGGGCCGCGACATCGCCAACGAGGGGCCGCAGATCCTGCGCAACGCGGCCAAGTGGTGCACGCCACTGGCGGCCGCGCTCGACACCTGGGGCGAGATCTCCTTCAACTACGCCTCCACCGATACGTCGGACTACGTGCCGACGCCGTCGGTGGCCTGA
- a CDS encoding ribulose bisphosphate carboxylase small subunit, whose translation MRITQGTFSFLPDLSDEQISRQVEYCLDKGWAIGLEYTDDPHPRNTFWEMFGNPMFDIKDAAGVMLELASCRKTFPQQYIRVTAFDSTHGTESVVMSFIVNRPTNEPGFRLIRTEEPGRTIRYSIESYAAQARPEGSRY comes from the coding sequence ATGCGAATCACACAAGGCACCTTTTCCTTCCTGCCCGACCTGAGCGACGAGCAGATCAGCCGCCAGGTCGAGTATTGCCTCGACAAGGGCTGGGCCATCGGGCTCGAATACACCGACGACCCGCATCCGCGCAACACCTTCTGGGAGATGTTCGGCAACCCGATGTTCGACATCAAGGATGCCGCCGGCGTCATGCTCGAACTCGCGTCCTGCCGCAAGACCTTTCCGCAGCAGTACATCCGCGTGACCGCGTTCGACTCCACGCACGGCACCGAGTCGGTGGTGATGTCCTTCATCGTCAACCGGCCGACCAACGAGCCGGGCTTTCGCCTCATCCGCACCGAAGAGCCGGGCCGCACGATCCGCTACAGCATCGAGAGCTACGCGGCGCAGGCGCGGCCCGAAGGCAGCCGGTACTGA
- the cbbX gene encoding CbbX protein: MDATETPAAAAVATAPKQLFESSGVKALLDQLDAELIGLAPVKGRIRDIAALLLIDKLRQEQGLQSQPPSLHMSFTGNPGTGKTTVAMRMAEVLKQLGYVRKGHLVAVTRDDLVGQFIGHTAPKTKEVIKKAMGGVLFIDEAYYLYRPENERDYGQESIEILLQVMENQRDDLVVILAGYKDRMETFFSSNPGMASRIAHHIDFPDYSEAELMQIAQLMLGRLNYSFDDGAATTFSRYVSLRRGQPHFANARSIRNALDRIRLRHATRLFGSEEALTREQLCTLQAQDILASRVFNLPSERAPR; the protein is encoded by the coding sequence ATGGACGCCACCGAAACCCCCGCCGCCGCGGCCGTTGCCACGGCGCCGAAGCAGCTGTTCGAGTCTTCGGGCGTGAAGGCGCTGCTCGACCAGCTCGATGCCGAGCTGATCGGGCTGGCGCCGGTCAAGGGCCGCATCCGCGACATCGCGGCGCTGCTCCTGATCGACAAGCTGCGCCAGGAACAGGGGCTGCAGTCGCAGCCGCCCTCTCTGCACATGTCGTTCACCGGCAACCCCGGCACAGGCAAGACGACGGTGGCCATGCGCATGGCCGAAGTGCTCAAGCAGCTGGGGTACGTGCGCAAGGGCCACCTGGTGGCGGTGACGCGCGACGACCTGGTGGGGCAGTTCATCGGCCACACGGCGCCCAAGACCAAGGAAGTGATCAAGAAGGCGATGGGCGGCGTGCTGTTCATCGACGAGGCGTACTACCTCTACCGGCCGGAGAACGAGCGCGACTACGGCCAGGAGTCGATCGAGATCCTGCTGCAGGTGATGGAGAACCAGCGCGACGACCTGGTCGTGATTCTCGCGGGCTACAAGGACCGCATGGAGACCTTCTTCAGCAGCAACCCGGGCATGGCCTCGCGCATTGCGCACCACATCGATTTTCCGGACTACAGCGAGGCCGAGCTGATGCAGATCGCGCAGCTCATGCTGGGGCGGCTGAACTACAGCTTCGACGACGGCGCGGCCACCACCTTCTCGCGCTACGTGAGCCTGCGGCGCGGCCAGCCGCACTTTGCCAATGCGCGATCGATCCGCAACGCGCTCGACCGCATCCGGCTGCGCCACGCCACGCGCCTTTTCGGCAGCGAAGAGGCCCTGACGCGCGAGCAGCTCTGCACGCTGCAGGCGCAGGACATCCTCGCGAGCCGCGTCTTCAATCTTCCTTCCGAAAGAGCCCCGCGATGA
- a CDS encoding HAD-IA family hydrolase gives MSIEALVFDVDGTLADTEEVHRMAFNLAFEELGLGWHWTQAEYRALLSVTGGKERMKTYIDSLPLGGPDRKRLHERVPAIHAAKTRHYTGIARRGGIELRPGVLRLLQEAQDVGLRLAIASTTTAANIDALLHATLGARGLAMFDVIACGDQVRAKKPASDIFLLALDTLGVAPERAIAIEDSVNGLHAALGAGLWTLVTPTFWTEGSDFSGAGLVLPSLGDPAQPLPGEPGGRLSSAAWLGIEELLRLASAAPPLNAVQALYREDS, from the coding sequence ATGAGCATCGAAGCCCTGGTATTCGACGTGGACGGCACCCTGGCCGACACCGAGGAAGTGCACCGCATGGCCTTCAACCTCGCGTTCGAGGAGCTCGGTCTCGGCTGGCACTGGACGCAGGCCGAGTACCGCGCGCTGCTGTCGGTCACGGGCGGCAAGGAGCGCATGAAGACGTACATCGATTCGCTGCCGCTTGGCGGACCGGACAGGAAGCGTCTGCACGAGCGGGTGCCCGCCATCCATGCGGCCAAGACGCGGCACTACACCGGCATCGCACGGCGCGGCGGCATCGAGCTGCGCCCCGGCGTGCTGCGCCTGCTGCAGGAAGCGCAGGACGTGGGGCTGCGGCTGGCGATTGCCAGCACCACCACCGCCGCCAACATCGACGCGCTGCTGCACGCCACGCTCGGCGCGCGCGGCCTCGCGATGTTCGACGTGATCGCCTGCGGCGACCAGGTGCGCGCGAAGAAGCCGGCCTCCGACATCTTCCTGCTGGCGCTCGACACGCTCGGCGTGGCGCCCGAGCGCGCCATTGCGATCGAGGACTCGGTGAACGGACTGCATGCGGCCCTTGGCGCCGGCCTCTGGACGCTGGTCACGCCCACCTTCTGGACCGAGGGCAGCGACTTCAGCGGCGCGGGCCTGGTGTTGCCCAGCCTTGGCGACCCCGCGCAGCCGCTGCCCGGCGAGCCCGGCGGGCGCCTCTCGTCTGCCGCGTGGCTCGGCATCGAGGAACTGCTGCGCCTGGCCAGTGCGGCGCCGCCATTGAATGCCGTGCAGGCGCTTTACCGCGAGGACAGCTAG
- the rpe gene encoding ribulose-phosphate 3-epimerase translates to MQKNNETLRIAPSLLSADFARLGEEVTAVIQAGADLIHFDVMDNHYVPNLTIGPLVCEAIKPYATVPIDVHLMVKPVDALIPMFAEAGASIISFHPEASEHIDRTIRLIAASGCKAGLVLNPATPLQVLDHVLDQLDLVLLMSVNPGFGGQSFIESVLPKIEAVRRRIDATGRDIWLEVDGGVKPGNAARIGAAGADTLVAGSAVFSGGRYREAIDAIRTQALQGRRDMEGRPA, encoded by the coding sequence ATGCAGAAGAACAACGAGACCCTGCGGATCGCCCCCAGCCTGCTGTCGGCCGACTTCGCACGGCTCGGCGAAGAGGTCACGGCCGTCATCCAGGCCGGGGCCGACCTGATCCATTTCGATGTCATGGACAACCACTATGTACCGAATCTGACAATCGGTCCGCTGGTGTGCGAAGCCATAAAGCCCTATGCGACGGTGCCGATCGACGTGCACCTGATGGTCAAGCCGGTCGATGCGCTGATCCCGATGTTCGCGGAGGCGGGCGCCTCGATCATCTCGTTCCACCCCGAGGCCAGCGAGCACATCGACCGCACGATCCGGCTGATTGCGGCCAGCGGCTGCAAGGCCGGCCTGGTGCTGAACCCCGCCACGCCGCTGCAGGTGCTCGACCATGTGCTGGACCAGCTCGACCTGGTGCTGCTGATGTCGGTCAACCCCGGCTTCGGCGGGCAGAGCTTCATCGAGAGCGTGCTGCCGAAGATCGAGGCGGTGCGCCGCCGCATCGATGCGACCGGGCGCGACATCTGGCTCGAGGTCGATGGCGGCGTGAAGCCCGGCAACGCCGCGCGCATCGGCGCCGCGGGGGCCGACACGCTGGTGGCGGGCTCGGCGGTGTTCAGCGGCGGCCGCTACCGCGAGGCCATCGACGCGATCCGCACGCAGGCGCTGCAGGGCCGGCGCGACATGGAAGGGCGTCCCGCATGA
- a CDS encoding HAD-IA family hydrolase, with protein MTKDLGGIDAIAFDLDGTLVDSAPDIRVALNAALEEAGLERFDLDTLRAWIGDGPDALILQALRRQDLGGSETLRRRLRKSFDAATLAAPLKHGSVFEGIADLIAGLRRALPMVVVTNKPTPLARAVLDAAGLLQPMAGVFGADAAAERKPAPFLLQAAARQLGVEPSRLLMVGDGPADLLAAQAAGSPAALVAWGYGGHAASDAAAVAPAWRVATPQQLLLAVRESRTVRPNEETTTTIRY; from the coding sequence ATGACGAAAGACCTGGGCGGCATCGACGCCATCGCCTTCGACCTGGACGGCACGCTGGTCGACAGCGCGCCGGACATCCGCGTGGCCCTGAATGCCGCGCTCGAAGAAGCCGGACTCGAACGCTTCGACTTGGACACCTTGCGCGCATGGATCGGCGACGGCCCCGATGCGCTGATCCTGCAGGCGCTGCGGCGGCAGGACCTCGGCGGCAGCGAGACGCTGCGCAGACGGCTGCGCAAGAGCTTCGACGCGGCCACGCTGGCGGCCCCGCTGAAGCATGGCAGCGTGTTCGAGGGCATCGCCGACCTCATTGCGGGCCTGCGGCGCGCGCTGCCGATGGTGGTGGTCACCAACAAGCCGACGCCGCTGGCACGCGCCGTGCTGGATGCAGCCGGCCTGCTGCAGCCGATGGCCGGGGTCTTCGGTGCCGACGCGGCTGCAGAGCGCAAGCCCGCTCCCTTTTTGCTGCAGGCCGCGGCGCGCCAGCTGGGCGTGGAACCTTCGCGCCTGCTGATGGTCGGCGACGGCCCGGCCGACCTGCTCGCCGCGCAAGCGGCGGGGTCGCCGGCGGCGCTGGTGGCGTGGGGCTATGGCGGCCATGCGGCGTCGGACGCGGCCGCCGTGGCGCCGGCCTGGCGTGTCGCGACGCCGCAGCAGCTGCTGTTGGCGGTGCGCGAGTCGCGCACCGTGCGCCCGAATGAAGAAACGACGACAACGATCCGATATTGA
- a CDS encoding class 1 fructose-bisphosphatase has translation MPIAGKATLTQYIIEERRRHPGATGALNALITDVSLACKAISRKVALGALGDVLGSASTQNVQGEEQKTLDVVSNDMFLRANEWGGHVAGMVSEEMEEPYLPPRQYPRGKYLLLFDPLDGSSNIDVNVSVGSIFSILRAPTPEADARPEDFLQPGTEQVGAGYAIYGPSTMLVLTLGNGTHAFTLDPQLGEWVLSHPNLRIPRQANEFAINASNSRFWEPAVKRYVDECLAGKEGARGIDFNMRWIASLVAETHRILMRGGVFMYPRDSKESGRVGRLRLLYEANPISFLIEQAGGMASTGRRRLMTVEPESIHQRIGLVFGSADEVARVEAYHNEAPQDTYQAPLFGKRGLFATAA, from the coding sequence ATGCCCATTGCAGGCAAGGCCACGCTGACCCAGTACATCATCGAGGAACGGCGCCGCCATCCGGGGGCCACGGGCGCTCTCAATGCGCTCATCACCGACGTCTCCCTTGCCTGCAAGGCGATTTCGCGCAAGGTGGCGCTCGGCGCGCTGGGCGACGTGCTGGGCAGTGCCAGCACGCAGAACGTGCAGGGCGAGGAACAGAAGACCCTCGATGTGGTGAGCAACGACATGTTCCTGCGCGCCAACGAGTGGGGCGGCCATGTCGCGGGCATGGTGTCGGAAGAGATGGAAGAGCCGTACCTTCCGCCGCGGCAGTACCCGCGCGGCAAGTACCTGCTGCTGTTCGATCCGCTCGACGGCTCGTCGAACATCGACGTGAACGTGTCGGTGGGCAGCATCTTCTCGATCCTGCGCGCGCCCACGCCCGAAGCCGACGCCAGGCCCGAGGACTTCCTGCAGCCGGGCACCGAGCAGGTCGGCGCTGGCTACGCGATCTACGGGCCGTCCACCATGCTGGTGCTCACGCTGGGCAACGGCACGCACGCCTTCACGCTCGACCCGCAACTGGGCGAATGGGTGCTGAGCCATCCGAACCTGCGCATTCCGAGGCAGGCCAACGAGTTCGCGATCAACGCGTCGAACAGCCGCTTCTGGGAGCCGGCCGTGAAGCGCTATGTGGACGAATGCCTGGCCGGCAAGGAAGGCGCGCGCGGCATCGACTTCAACATGCGGTGGATCGCCTCGCTGGTGGCCGAGACGCACCGCATCCTGATGCGCGGCGGTGTCTTCATGTACCCGCGCGACAGCAAGGAGTCGGGCCGTGTCGGGCGCCTGCGGCTGCTGTACGAAGCCAACCCGATCTCCTTCCTGATCGAGCAGGCGGGCGGCATGGCCAGCACCGGCCGGCGCCGCCTGATGACGGTCGAGCCCGAGTCGATCCACCAGCGCATCGGCCTGGTGTTCGGGTCCGCGGACGAGGTGGCGCGCGTGGAGGCCTATCACAACGAAGCGCCGCAGGACACCTACCAGGCGCCGCTGTTCGGCAAGCGCGGGCTCTTTGCCACGGCGGCCTGA
- a CDS encoding phosphoribulokinase — protein sequence MSAKHPIVAITGSSGAGTTSVTRTFENIFRRESVKAAIVEGDSFHRYDRTTMKVAMAEAESAGNRNFSHFGEDANLFAELEALFRDYGEAGVGQSRKYLHDATEAAPYKQEPGTFTPWETLPDSELLFYEGLHGGVTTEKVDIARHVDLLIGVVPVINLEWIQKLHRDKNTRGYSTEAVTDVILRRMNEYVHYICPQFTRTHINFQRVPVVDTSDPFIARTIPSPDESLVVIRFANPAGFDFPYLLSMLHDSFMSRANTLVVPGGKMELAMQLIFTPMILRLMERRKKSYAI from the coding sequence ATGTCAGCCAAACATCCCATCGTTGCCATCACCGGCTCTTCCGGCGCGGGCACCACGTCCGTCACGCGAACCTTCGAGAACATCTTCAGGCGCGAGAGCGTCAAGGCGGCCATCGTGGAGGGCGACAGCTTCCACCGCTACGACCGGACGACCATGAAGGTGGCGATGGCCGAGGCCGAATCCGCGGGCAACCGGAACTTCAGCCACTTCGGCGAGGACGCGAACCTGTTCGCCGAACTCGAGGCGCTGTTCCGCGACTACGGCGAAGCGGGCGTGGGCCAGAGCCGCAAGTACCTGCACGACGCCACGGAAGCCGCGCCCTACAAGCAGGAGCCCGGCACCTTCACGCCGTGGGAGACGCTGCCCGACAGCGAGCTGCTGTTCTATGAAGGCCTGCATGGCGGCGTGACCACCGAAAAGGTCGACATCGCGCGCCATGTGGACCTGCTGATCGGCGTGGTGCCGGTGATCAACCTCGAATGGATCCAGAAGCTGCACCGCGACAAGAACACGCGCGGCTACTCGACCGAGGCCGTGACCGACGTGATCCTGCGCCGCATGAACGAGTACGTGCACTACATCTGCCCGCAGTTCACGCGCACGCACATCAACTTCCAGCGCGTGCCGGTGGTCGACACCTCCGACCCCTTCATTGCGCGCACCATTCCGAGCCCGGACGAGAGCCTGGTGGTGATCCGCTTCGCCAACCCTGCGGGATTCGACTTTCCGTACCTGCTGAGCATGCTGCACGACTCCTTCATGTCGCGCGCCAACACGCTGGTGGTGCCGGGCGGAAAGATGGAGCTCGCGATGCAGCTGATCTTCACGCCGATGATCCTGCGGCTCATGGAGCGCCGCAAGAAGTCGTATGCGATCTGA